TCTTTAAAATATCAAGGTTTTTATTTGCTTATTTTTTCCAAAAACAGTCTATACCCAGCAAGCAGGTCACCCAGATCGAATCTAAACCTGTCTTTGTCAAACGGCTCAAGGGTATCCTTGTCCCAGAGTCTCATTGAATCAGGAGTAATTTCGTCAGCTAACAGAATTGAATCCTTAAACTTTCCGAACTCAAGCTTGAAATCCGCAAGTATAATGCCCTTTTCCAACAAGAAGTTTGAAAGTACCTCGTTTACCTTTAGCGCGCTCTTGTAAAGGACCTCAAGGTCGTTAGCCGTGACGAATCCGAGAGCTATCGCCCTGTCGTCGTTTAGCATAGGATCGTGGAGTTCATCGCTTTTGTAAAATAGATCCCTGATAGGAAATGGAAACTTTATGCCCTTTTTTAGGCCCAGATTTTTGGCTATAGAGCCAGCAGAATAATTTCTTATTACAACCTCGAGGGGCAACATAGAGCACCTTTTGACTAACATTTCATTTGGAGAAAGCCTCTTTACAAGGTGGGTCTTCACCCCATTCTTTTCAAGAAGGGTTAATAGCATTTCAGTTATCTGAGCACACATCTCTCCTTTGCCACCAAAAGATTCCTTTTTTACTCCATCAAATGCAGTAGCCTCATCCTTGAAATGAAAAACCACCATATCAGGATCATCTGTCAAAAAAACTTGTTTTCCCTTGCCTTCATACAAAAGTTCCACTAATTACTCCTCCGATAGTCACAGGCATAAGAGCTTACATAAAAAAGCCATTCGCTCCTCAACCCTAAGAATTTTTAAAGCTATATTACCCTTGAAATTATTTCGTCCACATAACGAACAAAGTATCTATAGTCAAACACCTCATTTAACTCGTCTTCGCTTAAATATGATTTTATTTCTGGATCATTTCTGACAATCTGCTCGAAATTCATCTTTTCGTTAAATGCCTTCATAGCAAGAGTTTGGACTATTTTATAAGCCTTTTCTCTAAGCATATCCTTTCTCACCAGTTCAAGTAGAAGCCTTTGAGAACAGATAATTTTACCTCTGAAATTAAGATTCTCCATCATATTATCAGGGTATATCCTACAATCAGTCAGTATTCTTGTCATAGTCTTAATCATATAATGAACCAGTATAGCGCTTTCTGGTATGATCATCCTTTCAACAGAAGAGTGCGAAATATCCCTTTCATGCCAGAGAGCAGTGTTTTCAAGGGATACTATTAAGTTGCCCCTTAGAATTCTTGACATCCCGTCAAGCCTCTCGCACAATATTGGATTTCTCTTGTGAGGCATAGCAGAAGATCCTTTCTGCCCTTCATAGAAGGGTTCCTCCATTTCCAGGACTTCAGTTTTCTGAAGGTGTCTGATCTCAAGGGCAAGCCTTTCGATAAAGGCACCAATTAAAGTCCATGCGGAAAAAACGCCTGCAAATATATCTCTTGGTATGATCTGCGTAGAAACCTCCAGGGGCTTAAGGCCTAAGTCCTGAAGAGTAAACTTTTCTACGTTTGGATTTAGATGCGCATAAGTTCCAACTGCACCAGAAATCTTACCTACGGATGCTTCCTTTGAAGCATTCTGCAGCCTTTCTTTGTTCCTTTTTAGCTCAAGTAAATATCCAGCAAGCTTAAAGCCAAAGGTAACGGGTTCAGCGTGAACTCCGTGTGTCCTTCCGACACAAAGGATATCTTTATTTTTTATTACCAGATCCCTTAAAACGACCTCCAGCTTTTCTAACTCCTGATATATAAGCTCGTTTGCCTCTTTTATCTGTAAGCTGGTTGCAGTGTCAAGGATGTCTGATGATGTAAGTCCAAGATGAATAAACCTGCTCCTTTCGCCTACATTTTCTGCAAGGGCAGTAAGAAATGCAATAATTTCATGGTGAACTACCTTTTCTATCTCTTTCATTCTCTTTATGTCTACCTTTGCGTTTGAGAGCACTGCTTTGTGAGTGCCATCAGGCACAACCCCTTCTGACTCCCACGCCTTCAGGGCTGCCATCTCAATGTCTATCCAAAGGCCAATCTTGTTCTCTTCAGAAAATATTGCCTTCATCTCAATCTGAGCATATCTGTCAAGTTCCATAACTCCTCCTTTACCAATCAAGCCTTACAGGTATTTTTTCTCTTTGCATAGCAATCTTTATATCTTGAATTCTTATCTCGCCAAAATGAAGAACACTAGCAAGTAGCGCTGCTGTAGCACGAGTTTTTTTGAAAGCCTCTATCACGTGTTCTATGGTCCCAGCGCCGCCAGATGCTATCACAGGTATATTTACAGCATCTGAAATCTCTTTTGTAAGCTCAATATCATAACCAGTTTTTCTGCCATCCTGATCCATACTGGTTAGCAATATCTCTCCTGCGCCTCTGTCCTCTACCTCTTTTGCCCATTCAACAGCATCAAGCTCGGTAGGCCTGGATCCACCATGAGTAAAAACCCTAAACGACTTCCCGTCCCTTTTTGCGTCTATCGCTACTACCATAAATTGTCTTCCGAAAGTGGTAGCGCCTTCTGTGATAATTTTTGGGTCAAATACGGCCGAGGTATTTATTGAAACTTTATCGGCACCAGCCATAAGCAGATCTTCCATATCCTTAAGAGATTTTATGCCTCCGCCAACAGTGAATGGAATAAAAACCTCTTTTGCCACGTCCTGGACAACTTTTAACATTATATCTCTTTTTTCTTTTGATGCAGTAATGTCCAGAAACACAAGCTCGTCTGCACCCTCTCTGTCATACGTTCTCGCAAGGAGAACAGGATCTCCAGCGTCTCTAAGGCTTACAAAGCTTACCCCTTTTACAACCCTGCCATCTTTTACATCAAGGCAAGGTATAATTCTCTTTGCGAGCATAAACTTCCTCCTCTGGCAACTGCAAGAATTGTCTTGCACATATTATAAATTACCCCGTCTAAATGGAGCAATTTAATAAAGCCATACATTAAGAACATTAACCTAAGAATTTTGACTGCTAATGGTGACCACCTTAGACAATATACCGTTAACAAATTTATATGATTTTTCAGTACCATAAATTTTTGAGAGCTCAACTGCCTCGTTTATGGCTATCGATGGTGACAATTTTAGAAAATTTAATTCGAATATAGCCATTTCCATAATAAGCCTATCGGTTAATACCATTCTATCTGTTGACCAATCGATCGAAAGATCGTCTAAGGTTTTGTCAATGGATTCTTTGTTGGTCGTAATGCCTTCTGCCCTTATCTTTATAAACTCAAAATCTTCGCTTTCCATATATTCGCTATACCTTGGCATTAGCATCTCTACCGTGCTTTCAGTATTCATCTCGATTTCATACAAAATTTTTAAAACTATTTCTCTTAAATATCTTAAAGGCTTTTTCACTTTATGCCCATTCTTCTTTGTACAAAATTGGTATAATAATCACCTTTTCTAAAAAATGCATTCTTCAGGACCTCTCTATGAAAGTCTATCGTAGTTGAAATCCCTTCAATAGTCATCTCATACAAAGCCCTTTCCATTCTGTTGATAGCTCGTTCTCTGGTGGGAGCATATGATATAACCTTTGCAATCAAAGAATCATAATATGGGACAACCTTAAATCCCGAATAAAGATGGCTATCACATCTGATACCTGGTCCACCAGGAGGGATGTACTGATCTACTCTGCCTGGAGATGGACAGAAATTATTACGGGGGTCCTCTGCGTTGATCCTACACTCTATAGCATGACCTGTGATTTTTACGTCTTCCTGAGAGAATGGTATTGGTCTATCTTCTGCAATTATAAGTTGCAATTCTACCAAGTCTACCCCTGTAACCATTTCCGTAACTGGATGCTCAACCTGTATTCTTGCGTTTATCTCAATAAAATAAAACATTTCTTCGGGCGTAACCAGGAATTCTGCGGTTCCCACCCCCACATAGCCTACTTGATTAGCGATAGCCAGGGCAGAATCGCTTAAAACTTTTCTCAATTTGGGGCTGATAGCACAAGAAGGACTTTCTTCAATAAGCTTCTGATGTTTCCTCTGGATCGAGCACTCCCTTTCAAACAGAGATATACAATTGCCAAATTTGTCCCTTGCAAATTGTATCTCAATGTGTCTGGGCTCTGAAACATATTTCTCAAGGTATAAATTGCTATTTCCAAAAGCAGTCAAAGCCTCGTTCGAAGCAGTGTCGAAAGAATCATCAAGCTCTTTAAAGCTCTGGACAATTCTCATGCCCTTTCCGCCGCCTCCTGCTGACGCCTTCAATATCAGCGGAAAGCCTATTTCTTTTGCAAGTCTAAGGAGGTCTTCTTTTGAAGAAACGAATCCTGTTGAGCCAGGAACTACTGGCACCCCGGCGCTCATGGCTACAGATCTTGCAACAGACTTATCTCCAACCTTCTCCATAGCCTCAGGAGATGGACCTATAAAGATAATTCCTGCATCCTTACATACCCTTGCAAATTGAGGAGATTCAGCAAGAAAGCCATACCCTGGATGCACAGCGTCACAACCAGTTATCTCAATAGCAGAGATTATTGCAGGTATGTTTAAATAGCTTCCCTTTGCGCTAGGAGGGCCAATACATATCGCTGCGTCTGACAACTTAACTGGCAAGCTAGATCTGTCCGCCTCAGAATAGGCCAATACAGAAAAATATCCAAACTCCCTAAATGCCCTGATGAGTCTCAGTGCAATTTCGCCTCTGTTCGATATCAATATTCTCTTCATGAATTTATATCGTTAAAGCTATTAAATAAAATAAAATACAACTGCAACTCGTACATTAATCCACCTCTAAAAATATCATAATTAAAATCAAATAAATTTATTCTGGTTTTACGACCATCAATGGCTGACCAAACTCAACAGGCATTCCGTTTTCGACAAGTATCTCTTTTACCACGCCTTGTACCTCAGATTCTATCTCGTTCATAAGCTTCATAGCTTCAATGATGCACACTACTTGACCCTTTTTTACAAAGTCACCTACCTCCACAAATGAAGGCGAATTCGGTGACGGCGCCCTATAAAAAGTGCCGACCATTGGAGACTTTATATGAGCATCTCCAGATTGATCCTCTAATTTTTGTTGTGCAAAATCTTTCTTAGAATCACCAGATTCCAAAAAATTGCTCTCTTGCATATCAAGAACCGATTGCAACTGAGCGAAGGATTCCCTTTTCAGATTAAGTTTTATGCCTTCTGACTCTAAATAGAGTTCAGAAATTGAGTTTTCCTGCATAGACCTTATAAGCTCTTTGATTTCTTCAAGATCAAAGTTTATCATGACTTTACCCTTTCAGTATAAAGATTTGTGCGAGTGTCCACTCTTACAACATCTCCCACATTTATAAATAAAGGCACGCTTATAACAGCTCCAGTCTCAAGAGTCGCAGGCTTCGAACCTCCTTGTGCAGTATCACCTCTTACGCCAGGATCGGTCTCAACCACTTCAAGCTCTACGGTAGTCGGCAACTCAATACTCAAAAGCATATCATTATACACTATTGCATCGACATTTTCCTGATCTTTAAGATAGTTAACAGCATTTCCAAGGACATCTTTATTTAGCTCCCACTGTTCGTAATTATTTAGATCCATAAAGTGAAAAGAATCACCCGACTTGTAAAGAAATTGAAAAGGCCTTCTCTCTACATCTGCCTCTATAATCTTGTCCTCAGACCTAAAAGTCTTTTCGAGCACCGCACCTGTTTTCATATTCTTTAATTTCGTTCTTACATAGGCTGCTCCCTGCGCCTTTCTTGCGTGTTGAAAGTAAACCACTTGATAGACTGCTCCATCAATTAAAATGTTTGTAGCATTCTTCAGATCGTTCATAGAAATTTCAGACATATTACACTCCCTATCGTATATATATTACTCATATTAAACTATATTATTTGCAATTTACAAAAAATTCAAGAAAATTAAATAAATTGCTAAAAAATTATTTAGTCATCAAGTATTCGTTCACGCTCT
The Thermodesulfobium sp. 4217-1 genome window above contains:
- the purB gene encoding adenylosuccinate lyase codes for the protein MELDRYAQIEMKAIFSEENKIGLWIDIEMAALKAWESEGVVPDGTHKAVLSNAKVDIKRMKEIEKVVHHEIIAFLTALAENVGERSRFIHLGLTSSDILDTATSLQIKEANELIYQELEKLEVVLRDLVIKNKDILCVGRTHGVHAEPVTFGFKLAGYLLELKRNKERLQNASKEASVGKISGAVGTYAHLNPNVEKFTLQDLGLKPLEVSTQIIPRDIFAGVFSAWTLIGAFIERLALEIRHLQKTEVLEMEEPFYEGQKGSSAMPHKRNPILCERLDGMSRILRGNLIVSLENTALWHERDISHSSVERMIIPESAILVHYMIKTMTRILTDCRIYPDNMMENLNFRGKIICSQRLLLELVRKDMLREKAYKIVQTLAMKAFNEKMNFEQIVRNDPEIKSYLSEDELNEVFDYRYFVRYVDEIISRVI
- the accC gene encoding acetyl-CoA carboxylase biotin carboxylase subunit translates to MKRILISNRGEIALRLIRAFREFGYFSVLAYSEADRSSLPVKLSDAAICIGPPSAKGSYLNIPAIISAIEITGCDAVHPGYGFLAESPQFARVCKDAGIIFIGPSPEAMEKVGDKSVARSVAMSAGVPVVPGSTGFVSSKEDLLRLAKEIGFPLILKASAGGGGKGMRIVQSFKELDDSFDTASNEALTAFGNSNLYLEKYVSEPRHIEIQFARDKFGNCISLFERECSIQRKHQKLIEESPSCAISPKLRKVLSDSALAIANQVGYVGVGTAEFLVTPEEMFYFIEINARIQVEHPVTEMVTGVDLVELQLIIAEDRPIPFSQEDVKITGHAIECRINAEDPRNNFCPSPGRVDQYIPPGGPGIRCDSHLYSGFKVVPYYDSLIAKVISYAPTRERAINRMERALYEMTIEGISTTIDFHREVLKNAFFRKGDYYTNFVQRRMGIK
- the purC gene encoding phosphoribosylaminoimidazolesuccinocarboxamide synthase, encoding MELLYEGKGKQVFLTDDPDMVVFHFKDEATAFDGVKKESFGGKGEMCAQITEMLLTLLEKNGVKTHLVKRLSPNEMLVKRCSMLPLEVVIRNYSAGSIAKNLGLKKGIKFPFPIRDLFYKSDELHDPMLNDDRAIALGFVTANDLEVLYKSALKVNEVLSNFLLEKGIILADFKLEFGKFKDSILLADEITPDSMRLWDKDTLEPFDKDRFRFDLGDLLAGYRLFLEKISK
- the hisF gene encoding imidazole glycerol phosphate synthase subunit HisF, giving the protein MLAKRIIPCLDVKDGRVVKGVSFVSLRDAGDPVLLARTYDREGADELVFLDITASKEKRDIMLKVVQDVAKEVFIPFTVGGGIKSLKDMEDLLMAGADKVSINTSAVFDPKIITEGATTFGRQFMVVAIDAKRDGKSFRVFTHGGSRPTELDAVEWAKEVEDRGAGEILLTSMDQDGRKTGYDIELTKEISDAVNIPVIASGGAGTIEHVIEAFKKTRATAALLASVLHFGEIRIQDIKIAMQREKIPVRLDW
- the accB gene encoding acetyl-CoA carboxylase biotin carboxyl carrier protein, which translates into the protein MINFDLEEIKELIRSMQENSISELYLESEGIKLNLKRESFAQLQSVLDMQESNFLESGDSKKDFAQQKLEDQSGDAHIKSPMVGTFYRAPSPNSPSFVEVGDFVKKGQVVCIIEAMKLMNEIESEVQGVVKEILVENGMPVEFGQPLMVVKPE
- the efp gene encoding elongation factor P codes for the protein MSEISMNDLKNATNILIDGAVYQVVYFQHARKAQGAAYVRTKLKNMKTGAVLEKTFRSEDKIIEADVERRPFQFLYKSGDSFHFMDLNNYEQWELNKDVLGNAVNYLKDQENVDAIVYNDMLLSIELPTTVELEVVETDPGVRGDTAQGGSKPATLETGAVISVPLFINVGDVVRVDTRTNLYTERVKS
- the nusB gene encoding transcription antitermination factor NusB; its protein translation is MKKPLRYLREIVLKILYEIEMNTESTVEMLMPRYSEYMESEDFEFIKIRAEGITTNKESIDKTLDDLSIDWSTDRMVLTDRLIMEMAIFELNFLKLSPSIAINEAVELSKIYGTEKSYKFVNGILSKVVTISSQNS